In a genomic window of Gloeocapsopsis dulcis:
- a CDS encoding cysteine hydrolase family protein, translating into MKRPLRTLGIPPNAWAVDQAIADITRPSLAPKIITLKTETKTLHIDLAKTAILVIDMQNDFCHPDGWLAHIGVDVTPARKPINPINNLLPELRHNGVPVLWINWGNRPDLLNISASVRHVYNPTGDGIGLGDPLPSNSARVLMAGSWAADVVDELKQLPQDIRVDKYRMSGFWDTPLDSILRNLGRTTLLFAGVNADQCVLVTLQDANFLGYDCVLVKDCTATTSPEYCWQATIYNVKQCFGFVTDSEAILNALVTSN; encoded by the coding sequence ATGAAGCGACCCCTACGAACCCTCGGAATTCCACCAAATGCTTGGGCGGTAGATCAAGCGATCGCCGATATTACTCGTCCTTCATTAGCACCTAAAATTATCACATTAAAAACCGAAACCAAAACCTTACACATCGACTTAGCCAAAACCGCAATTTTAGTTATTGATATGCAAAATGACTTTTGTCATCCCGATGGTTGGCTAGCACACATTGGTGTCGATGTTACTCCTGCCCGCAAGCCCATCAATCCGATCAACAACCTCCTTCCAGAATTGCGCCACAACGGCGTACCAGTACTTTGGATAAATTGGGGAAACCGTCCTGATTTACTCAATATCAGTGCGAGTGTGCGCCACGTCTACAATCCTACAGGTGATGGTATTGGGCTAGGCGATCCTTTACCGAGTAATAGCGCTAGAGTATTAATGGCAGGAAGTTGGGCAGCAGATGTTGTAGACGAACTCAAACAATTACCACAAGACATCCGTGTTGATAAGTATCGCATGAGTGGGTTTTGGGATACACCGCTTGATAGCATCCTGCGTAACTTGGGTAGAACCACACTGTTATTTGCAGGAGTCAATGCCGATCAATGTGTTTTAGTAACCTTGCAAGATGCAAATTTTTTAGGATATGACTGTGTATTAGTAAAAGACTGTACTGCGACAACTTCTCCCGAATACTGCTGGCAAGCAACAATTTATAACGTAAAGCAGTGTTTTGGCTTTGTTACCGATTCTGAAGCTATCCTCAATGCGCTAGTAACTAGCAATTAG
- a CDS encoding cupin domain-containing protein — MDTSRCMIPIAKSPQDYQAFKISPRDTNKLAIVFDTATANISLTICVEIFDVGGKTPPNRHQMAVEMFFILCGEGRATCDGKTVAIQSGDSVLVPPTGTHMIENTGSTRLYALCIMVPNEDFAELIRSGTPVELDEEDLAVLRRLPVSVLC, encoded by the coding sequence ATGGACACATCTCGCTGCATGATCCCCATAGCCAAGTCACCTCAAGACTATCAAGCTTTTAAGATTAGTCCTAGGGATACAAATAAATTGGCAATTGTCTTTGATACTGCTACTGCAAATATCTCGCTAACAATTTGTGTAGAAATTTTCGATGTCGGTGGCAAAACACCACCAAATCGCCATCAAATGGCAGTCGAAATGTTTTTCATTCTGTGTGGTGAAGGACGCGCTACTTGTGATGGCAAAACGGTAGCAATTCAATCGGGAGACAGCGTGTTAGTTCCTCCCACAGGAACACACATGATTGAAAATACGGGTTCGACTCGGTTGTATGCGTTGTGTATCATGGTGCCAAATGAAGACTTTGCGGAGTTAATTCGCAGTGGCACACCAGTAGAATTAGATGAGGAGGATTTAGCTGTTTTGCGTCGCTTACCAGTATCAGTATTATGTTAA
- a CDS encoding DUF952 domain-containing protein — protein MNLILHITQRTQWETAQRSQVYRGDTLESEGFIHCSTPQQVINVANTRFWNQQGLVLLCIDSDKVQAEIRYEGIQQDELFPHIYGSLNLDAVFQVLNFQPNQDGTFAFPQEIISFMS, from the coding sequence ATGAACCTTATTTTACATATCACGCAACGCACCCAATGGGAAACTGCACAAAGATCCCAAGTTTATCGTGGTGATACGCTAGAATCTGAAGGCTTTATTCACTGTTCAACTCCACAACAAGTTATCAACGTAGCAAATACTCGCTTTTGGAATCAACAGGGATTAGTATTACTTTGTATTGATTCAGATAAAGTTCAAGCAGAAATTCGCTACGAAGGAATACAACAAGATGAGTTATTTCCTCATATCTATGGTTCTTTAAACCTTGATGCTGTATTTCAAGTACTTAATTTTCAGCCTAATCAAGATGGGACTTTTGCCTTTCCCCAAGAAATTATCAGTTTTATGTCTTAA
- a CDS encoding HAD family hydrolase, which produces MQLVIFDVDGTLTDTNKVDADCFVRAFYEEFSIFYINQNWQEYTHSTDAGITQQIFQKNLGRLPAKEELFRLKKRFIYLLHQAAQNQNLFNAILGATSVISKLQQLDYCIAIATGGWQDSAIFKLQKAGINAINVPIASADDSLSREDIIETVILRAKKWYKTDIFQKAVFIGDGLWDVKAAANLKIPFIGVGNALVNHGVQHTINDFSNYKKLQQLLIEAKPSK; this is translated from the coding sequence ATGCAATTAGTAATCTTTGATGTTGATGGCACGCTTACCGATACCAATAAAGTTGATGCTGATTGCTTTGTGCGTGCCTTTTATGAAGAATTTAGTATATTTTATATAAATCAAAACTGGCAGGAATATACGCATAGTACAGACGCTGGAATCACTCAACAAATCTTTCAAAAGAATCTAGGACGTCTTCCAGCTAAAGAAGAACTATTTAGACTAAAAAAACGTTTTATCTATTTACTTCATCAAGCAGCACAAAATCAAAATTTATTCAATGCAATATTAGGTGCAACAAGTGTAATCAGCAAGTTACAGCAACTTGACTATTGTATTGCTATTGCAACTGGAGGTTGGCAGGATTCAGCAATATTTAAGCTACAAAAAGCTGGTATAAATGCTATCAATGTTCCGATAGCTTCAGCTGATGATAGCCTCTCAAGAGAAGACATCATAGAAACAGTCATTTTAAGAGCAAAAAAGTGGTATAAGACAGATATTTTTCAAAAAGCTGTGTTTATTGGTGATGGACTTTGGGATGTAAAAGCAGCAGCTAATCTAAAGATCCCCTTTATTGGTGTTGGTAATGCTTTAGTAAATCATGGTGTTCAACATACCATTAATGACTTTAGTAACTATAAAAAACTTCAGCAACTATTGATAGAAGCAAAACCTTCTAAGTAA
- a CDS encoding calcium-binding protein, translating to MGGNDILRGLAGRDRLEGGSGNDTLDGGVGIDTLVGGTGNDRYIVDNTGDIVTEAANAGIDTVVSSVSYTLVVCQALIEG from the coding sequence TTGGGTGGCAACGATATTTTACGTGGGTTAGCAGGCAGAGATCGCCTTGAGGGTGGAAGTGGTAATGATACGCTCGATGGTGGAGTTGGCATTGATACGCTAGTTGGAGGAACTGGCAACGATCGCTACATTGTTGACAACACAGGTGACATAGTTACGGAGGCTGCAAATGCAGGAATAGATACTGTTGTGTCTTCTGTCAGCTATACACTAGTGGTTTGTCAAGCTTTAATTGAGGGGTAG
- a CDS encoding IS630 family transposase (programmed frameshift) translates to MVKKYIVDLSVEERAELEQFSTTGRHAADQITRARILLKADSNQRGGSWHDKDIAAALDVGVTTVERVRRRFVEFGLKASLVRQPGGGRKQRCLNGEQEAHLVALVCSDAPNGRARWTMRLLADQMVQLGYVESVSHETVRQALKKTKLQPWRQECWVIPPEQNAEFVCQMESVLQVYQQCYHPDFPVVCLDEASKQLVKETVEPVAVKQRQPMRQDYKYERNGTANLFILCEPIVGWRHLKVTKRRTAVDYAYLLRDLVDIHYPDALLITVVQDNLNTHSPSSLYKAFEPAEARRILNRLEFCHTPKHGSWLNMAEIELSILARQCLNRRIPEFAVLQTEVAAWQEQRNHEQTWINWRFNTADARVKLHRLYPSIKA, encoded by the exons ATGGTAAAGAAATACATCGTTGACCTGAGTGTTGAAGAACGTGCTGAACTTGAGCAGTTCAGCACCACAGGACGACATGCTGCTGACCAGATCACCCGCGCTCGTATCCTACTCAAAGCAGATAGCAATCAGCGAGGGGGTAGTTGGCATGACAAGGACATAGCAGCAGCATTGGATGTAGGAGTGACAACGGTAGAGCGGGTGCGCCGTCGCTTTGTTGAGTTCGGTCTAAAAGCTTCCTTGGTGCGGCAACCAGGTGGAGGCCGCAAGCAACGCTGCTTAAATGGCGAACAAGAAGCACATTTAGTTGCGTTAGTGTGCAGTGATGCTCCAAACGGTCGCGCCCGATGGACAATGCGGCTACTAGCGGACCAAATGGTGCAATTGGGTTATGTCGAGTCAGTAAGTCATGAAACGGTGAGGCAAGCACTTAAAAAAACGA AACTTCAGCCTTGGAGACAGGAGTGCTGGGTGATTCCTCCTGAACAAAATGCTGAGTTTGTTTGCCAGATGGAGTCAGTGCTACAAGTGTATCAACAATGTTATCATCCTGACTTTCCCGTTGTCTGTCTCGATGAAGCCAGCAAACAACTTGTTAAAGAAACTGTTGAACCAGTTGCCGTAAAACAAAGACAACCCATGCGGCAGGATTACAAGTATGAACGCAACGGTACAGCGAATCTATTCATACTTTGTGAACCGATAGTAGGATGGCGACATTTAAAAGTTACTAAACGTCGAACAGCAGTGGATTATGCTTATCTGCTCAGGGATTTAGTAGATATCCATTATCCTGATGCCTTGTTGATTACAGTGGTGCAAGATAATCTTAATACCCATTCTCCCTCCTCCTTGTACAAAGCGTTTGAGCCTGCTGAGGCACGGCGTATTCTCAATCGCCTAGAGTTTTGTCACACTCCTAAGCATGGCAGTTGGCTGAATATGGCAGAGATAGAATTGAGCATTTTGGCACGTCAATGCTTGAATCGACGTATTCCAGAGTTTGCCGTGTTGCAAACTGAGGTAGCTGCCTGGCAAGAGCAACGCAATCATGAGCAGACTTGGATTAATTGGCGCTTCAACACCGCCGATGCACGGGTCAAACTGCATCGACTCTACCCCTCAATTAAAGCTTGA
- a CDS encoding calcium-binding protein: protein MLVSVVGKTRTNAEFFEKSGNDYLNGGAGNDTLQGGVGSDTLIGGDGFDSLVAGVGKRSGYSDNGEGVEWVETFFSGNNYLNGGAGNDTLVGALNNDTLIGGSGDDRLTGKGGNDVLTGGTGADTFIFLSPSEGRDTIKDFSVGQGDKIEVSAAGFGVSVGDTSKFSFSNNTLFFNTTALASLQPNSGFSPSADVRIV from the coding sequence TTGCTTGTTTCTGTTGTTGGTAAAACTAGAACTAACGCAGAATTTTTCGAAAAATCTGGCAATGATTACCTCAATGGTGGGGCTGGCAACGATACCTTGCAAGGAGGAGTTGGTAGCGATACTCTCATTGGCGGTGACGGATTTGACTCTCTTGTTGCTGGTGTCGGGAAGCGATCAGGCTATTCCGACAACGGTGAAGGGGTGGAATGGGTGGAAACTTTCTTTTCTGGTAACAATTACCTCAATGGTGGGGCTGGCAACGATACGTTAGTTGGAGCACTGAATAACGATACCCTGATTGGTGGAAGTGGTGATGACCGTTTAACAGGCAAAGGTGGTAACGACGTGCTTACTGGTGGCACAGGTGCTGATACTTTTATATTTTTGTCTCCGTCAGAAGGACGGGATACGATTAAAGACTTCTCTGTTGGGCAAGGGGATAAAATAGAAGTCTCGGCTGCTGGCTTTGGTGTTTCCGTAGGTGATACTAGCAAGTTCTCTTTCAGCAACAATACGTTGTTCTTTAATACAACAGCTTTAGCAAGCCTCCAGCCAAATTCAGGGTTTAGCCCTAGTGCTGATGTCAGGATTGTCTAG
- a CDS encoding sodium/glutamate symporter, which translates to MFQLIDVFFAFIIIALLVLVGRFVRQRIKFLRDLYLPSSIISGVIALLLGPQALGAIAAAIAGTEAPLAQGLFPETIRNVWSQSPSVFINVVFATLFIGESIPSPRDIWRKASPQVAFGQTLAWGQYVVGLLLAILILTPVFGMSPIAASLIEVGFEGGHGTAAGMAETFNNLGFTVGPDLALGLATVGIVSGIVAGTMLADWARKTGRIQVVRSEDPEAGSFDSHDRTSEDQIIRVARARLMRDLLIDPLSLNLSFVGLAIAIGWLILQALIYLESITWGRAGVELFAYVPLFPIALIGGLIVQLILERTGRSYLISRPLIERIGGVALDVTIVTALASISLAVLGSNIGPFLILAVAGIAWNILAFVYLGPRILPTFWFERGIGDLGQSMGVTATGLVLLRMVDPDNRSGAFESFAYKQLLFEPIVGGGLFTAAAPLLIAQFGPVPVLLLTTGILAFWLVFGMYNFKKITKSSQVV; encoded by the coding sequence ATGTTTCAACTTATCGATGTTTTTTTTGCCTTTATTATAATCGCCCTATTAGTCTTAGTCGGTAGATTTGTTCGACAGCGAATCAAATTCCTGCGAGATCTCTATCTACCAAGTTCGATTATTTCAGGAGTTATTGCCTTACTTTTAGGTCCACAGGCTTTGGGTGCGATCGCAGCAGCAATTGCAGGAACAGAGGCTCCACTCGCCCAAGGTTTATTTCCAGAAACTATCCGTAACGTTTGGTCACAATCTCCCAGTGTTTTTATTAATGTAGTTTTCGCAACACTTTTTATTGGAGAATCGATTCCAAGTCCGCGAGATATTTGGCGTAAAGCCTCACCGCAAGTTGCCTTTGGACAAACGCTTGCTTGGGGACAATACGTAGTAGGACTTTTGCTTGCTATTTTGATACTAACTCCTGTCTTCGGCATGAGTCCGATCGCCGCATCATTAATTGAAGTTGGCTTTGAAGGTGGACACGGAACCGCAGCAGGCATGGCAGAAACTTTCAATAATTTAGGATTTACGGTTGGTCCTGATTTAGCATTGGGTTTAGCTACCGTGGGAATTGTTTCCGGTATTGTCGCTGGTACAATGCTTGCAGATTGGGCGAGAAAAACAGGACGGATTCAAGTTGTCCGTAGTGAAGATCCCGAAGCTGGAAGTTTTGATTCCCACGATCGCACAAGTGAAGATCAGATAATTCGCGTTGCCCGCGCCAGATTGATGCGGGATTTACTGATCGACCCTTTATCTTTAAACTTAAGTTTTGTAGGATTGGCGATCGCAATTGGTTGGTTGATTTTACAAGCACTGATTTACCTTGAATCAATCACTTGGGGACGTGCAGGAGTTGAATTATTTGCTTACGTACCTTTATTTCCGATTGCACTTATTGGTGGATTAATTGTGCAATTAATATTAGAACGCACAGGGCGCAGTTACCTCATCAGTCGTCCGTTAATCGAGCGGATTGGTGGAGTCGCACTAGATGTCACAATTGTAACCGCACTTGCTTCAATTTCCCTAGCCGTTTTGGGTAGCAATATAGGTCCTTTCCTGATTCTAGCTGTTGCTGGTATTGCGTGGAACATCCTAGCCTTTGTTTACCTTGGACCGCGTATTCTACCTACATTTTGGTTTGAACGTGGTATTGGAGATTTGGGACAATCAATGGGCGTCACTGCAACGGGCTTAGTTTTACTACGCATGGTTGATCCCGACAATCGTTCCGGTGCTTTTGAAAGTTTTGCTTACAAGCAGCTATTATTTGAACCAATCGTTGGTGGAGGCTTGTTTACTGCGGCTGCACCACTATTAATTGCACAGTTTGGTCCCGTTCCAGTGCTACTGCTAACAACTGGTATCTTAGCGTTTTGGCTTGTTTTTGGTATGTATAACTTCAAAAAGATTACGAAAAGTAGTCAAGTTGTTTAA